The following proteins are co-located in the Rhodococcus opacus B4 genome:
- a CDS encoding ABC transporter permease, producing MTVQRAPGRPAGAFKRIFTDYGIVIALIAIIGFFSVMRPDTFPTVANFGSILQANASIMFIAFGLMLPLIVGHFDLSVAAMAGFGGVLATGLMSNGTVSQWPLAVLIVVVVAVVVGLINGFLVAYLNLNALVVTLGTQSVLFGAILWYSKGAVIYSGIPQSFKDLGQDRPLGIPLPFIFAVAVGIVLWYVLYYRPVGRRLYAIGGSRDAARLTGIKVDQLTVGAFVGGAVLAAVGGVLQVAQVGSAAPTSGSEFLLPAIAACFLGETSIRRGYYNVWGTMTAVVLVAAGTTGLFMLGAQTWVQPVFNGVVLVGAILAAKVGVLKTRARKARPPATTAPPTPTVVAAAH from the coding sequence ATGACCGTTCAACGAGCGCCTGGTCGCCCGGCGGGAGCATTCAAGAGGATTTTCACCGACTACGGAATCGTGATCGCCCTGATCGCGATCATCGGATTCTTCTCGGTGATGCGTCCCGATACCTTCCCGACCGTCGCGAACTTCGGCTCGATCCTGCAGGCCAATGCGTCGATCATGTTCATCGCATTCGGGCTGATGCTTCCGCTCATCGTCGGGCACTTCGACCTGTCGGTCGCCGCCATGGCCGGGTTCGGGGGCGTGCTGGCCACCGGGCTGATGTCCAACGGCACCGTCTCGCAGTGGCCACTGGCGGTGCTGATCGTCGTCGTCGTGGCCGTCGTCGTCGGGCTGATCAACGGGTTCCTCGTCGCCTACCTGAACCTGAACGCACTCGTCGTCACCCTCGGTACCCAGTCCGTCCTCTTCGGTGCCATCCTGTGGTACTCGAAGGGCGCGGTCATCTACAGCGGTATCCCACAGTCGTTCAAGGACCTCGGACAGGATCGCCCGCTGGGGATCCCGCTGCCGTTCATCTTCGCCGTCGCGGTGGGCATCGTGCTCTGGTACGTCCTGTACTACCGTCCGGTGGGCCGTCGGCTCTACGCCATCGGCGGCAGCCGGGACGCGGCCCGGTTGACCGGCATCAAGGTCGATCAGCTCACCGTCGGCGCGTTCGTGGGCGGAGCGGTTCTCGCTGCCGTCGGTGGCGTCCTGCAGGTCGCCCAGGTCGGCTCGGCAGCACCGACGAGCGGCTCGGAGTTTCTCCTGCCCGCCATCGCCGCCTGCTTCCTCGGCGAGACGTCGATCCGCCGCGGCTACTACAACGTCTGGGGCACCATGACCGCTGTCGTGCTCGTCGCAGCCGGCACCACCGGGCTGTTCATGCTGGGCGCACAGACCTGGGTGCAGCCGGTGTTCAACGGTGTCGTCCTGGTCGGCGCGATCCTCGCCGCGAAGGTCGGGGTCCTCAAGACCCGGGCCCGCAAAGCGCGACCCCCAGCCACCACCGCCCCGCCCACACCCACCGTGGTCGCGGCCGCGCACTGA
- a CDS encoding sugar ABC transporter ATP-binding protein, with product MTSNDSSPTPSIEIIALSKEFGVNRVLDNVNLEFRPGSINALLGANGSGKSTLIKLLAGYHTPTSGTIRVHGDELALPADPTVLHDAGVRFVHQDLGLIESMSIADNLALALGYEKRAATINWRRQRATAVADLAAVGLDDLDPRALVGALGPVQQTLVAMARALRGLQPGRGVLVLDEPTARLPNAQVDELLTRCRLLRDQGIALIYVSHRLDEVFAMADRVSVLRDGRLVFDDVIAATDDQHLTQIITGGATTDETADHPAPARRVVDPGTPPKLALRGVCGTFVQDVDLDLRPGEVLAVTGLVGSGRSELGRLIFGSQAITAGEVRLRGQQLRRISPKLSIERGIGYVPQDRKQSAIPSFTLADNLCLASLDKHMSAGLLSAESERTVTASAIERLDVRPADPERLLGELSGGNQQKIVLGKWLELDLDVLILDEPTYGVDVGARKTILEAVLEQVGRRQLSVLLLDSDIDLVARYADRVLVMRRGRIATELVGAEITTERIAAASYAVQDLSTA from the coding sequence ATGACATCGAATGACTCGTCACCGACGCCGAGCATCGAAATAATCGCACTGTCAAAGGAATTCGGAGTCAACCGGGTTCTGGACAATGTTAATCTGGAGTTCCGGCCGGGTTCGATTAATGCCCTGCTCGGCGCGAACGGATCCGGAAAGTCGACCCTGATCAAGCTGCTCGCCGGCTACCACACCCCCACCAGCGGAACCATCCGCGTGCACGGTGACGAACTGGCCTTGCCCGCCGACCCCACGGTGCTGCACGACGCCGGGGTGCGGTTCGTCCATCAGGACCTCGGACTCATCGAGTCGATGTCGATCGCCGACAACCTGGCGTTGGCCCTCGGCTATGAGAAGCGCGCCGCCACGATCAACTGGCGCCGTCAGCGGGCAACCGCGGTCGCGGACCTCGCCGCAGTCGGGCTCGACGATCTCGACCCCCGCGCCCTGGTCGGTGCGCTCGGGCCGGTACAGCAAACCCTCGTCGCGATGGCCCGAGCGCTGCGCGGATTGCAGCCGGGCCGGGGTGTGCTGGTGCTCGACGAGCCCACCGCGCGGCTGCCCAACGCTCAGGTCGACGAACTGCTGACCCGGTGCCGGTTGCTCCGCGATCAGGGAATTGCCCTGATCTACGTCTCGCACCGCCTCGACGAGGTGTTCGCGATGGCGGACCGGGTGTCGGTGCTGCGCGACGGCCGACTGGTCTTCGATGACGTCATCGCCGCCACGGACGATCAGCACCTGACGCAGATCATCACCGGCGGGGCCACCACGGACGAAACCGCCGACCACCCGGCGCCGGCCCGACGAGTCGTCGATCCGGGAACACCGCCGAAGCTGGCGTTGCGTGGAGTGTGCGGAACGTTCGTGCAGGATGTCGATCTCGACCTGAGACCAGGGGAGGTGCTGGCGGTCACGGGCCTGGTCGGGTCCGGTCGCAGCGAGCTCGGCCGACTGATCTTCGGTTCGCAGGCCATCACCGCCGGCGAAGTCCGGCTCCGCGGTCAGCAGCTCCGCCGGATTTCGCCGAAGCTCAGCATCGAACGCGGCATCGGATACGTCCCCCAGGACCGCAAGCAGAGCGCGATCCCGTCCTTCACGCTGGCAGACAACCTCTGTCTGGCGAGCCTCGACAAGCATATGAGCGCCGGCCTGCTATCGGCCGAAAGCGAGCGGACGGTGACCGCGAGTGCGATCGAGCGCCTGGACGTGCGCCCGGCCGATCCCGAACGCCTCCTCGGTGAGCTGTCCGGCGGAAACCAGCAGAAGATCGTCCTCGGTAAGTGGCTCGAACTCGACCTCGACGTCCTCATCTTGGACGAACCGACCTACGGCGTCGATGTCGGCGCCCGCAAGACGATCCTCGAGGCCGTCCTCGAACAAGTCGGCCGGCGTCAATTGTCTGTGCTGCTACTGGACTCGGACATCGACCTGGTCGCCCGCTACGCCGACCGAGTGCTCGTGATGCGTCGTGGGCGTATCGCGACCGAACTCGTCGGCGCAGAGATCACCACCGAACGAATCGCGGCGGCGAGCTACGCCGTTCAGGACCTTTCCACGGCCTAA
- a CDS encoding sugar ABC transporter substrate-binding protein, whose product MTGCSAAPSDRSAVDPAARNAAVDKAQRGAAELLDAGLHDNHWTGPETSPPPRQGLEITIIPEQMASTGSSRPAKAIESEVKKLGWVPKISDGQGKPEVQLNALNTAVDEKVDAVILIFVDTTRVQSALQRALAAGVKVVTLGSLKNTPDTVPDVSFDWVRAGESIAQYAVWKSGGDLGMLQMRNADLYIVVNGQYKGSQSYLDAPGNCPGCDVVTQDWSLATFEDPTIGPAAQAVATRLANPQLNWVSCFDSCLFRVSNGLNRAGFSGKVSGAGFDCNPENLDIIRAGGVQKVCFADPREWLAYAAIDNINRMTNGLPAFNFTESIPVALFDKDSLSQLAPDRSAELETKGWQGNYDFRAKFEQLWGIG is encoded by the coding sequence ATGACGGGCTGTTCGGCCGCCCCGTCGGACCGATCCGCCGTCGACCCCGCCGCCAGAAATGCTGCTGTGGACAAGGCGCAACGCGGCGCAGCTGAACTGCTCGACGCGGGATTGCACGACAACCACTGGACGGGCCCGGAAACCAGCCCGCCGCCGCGGCAAGGACTCGAGATCACCATCATCCCGGAACAGATGGCCTCGACCGGGTCGAGCCGACCCGCCAAGGCCATCGAATCGGAAGTCAAGAAACTCGGCTGGGTGCCGAAGATCTCCGACGGCCAGGGAAAGCCGGAAGTCCAGCTCAACGCGTTGAACACCGCCGTGGACGAGAAGGTCGACGCCGTCATCCTCATCTTCGTCGACACCACCCGCGTCCAGTCCGCGCTTCAGCGCGCGCTCGCGGCGGGCGTCAAGGTGGTCACCCTCGGATCGCTCAAGAACACCCCGGACACGGTCCCGGACGTGTCCTTCGACTGGGTGCGAGCCGGGGAGTCGATCGCCCAGTACGCGGTGTGGAAGAGTGGCGGCGATCTGGGCATGCTGCAGATGCGCAATGCCGACCTGTACATCGTGGTCAACGGACAGTACAAGGGCTCGCAAAGCTACCTCGACGCACCGGGCAATTGCCCGGGATGCGATGTCGTCACACAAGACTGGAGTCTTGCGACCTTCGAAGATCCGACGATCGGCCCCGCTGCACAAGCCGTGGCCACCCGGCTGGCGAATCCCCAGCTCAACTGGGTCTCCTGCTTCGACTCCTGCCTCTTCCGGGTCAGCAACGGGCTCAACCGCGCGGGCTTCTCCGGCAAAGTTTCCGGCGCCGGCTTCGATTGCAACCCGGAAAACCTCGACATCATTCGCGCCGGCGGCGTGCAGAAGGTGTGCTTCGCCGATCCTCGAGAGTGGTTGGCCTACGCGGCAATTGACAACATCAACCGCATGACCAACGGCCTTCCTGCGTTCAACTTCACCGAATCGATCCCGGTGGCCCTGTTCGACAAGGACTCACTGTCCCAGCTCGCACCGGACAGGTCGGCCGAACTCGAAACCAAGGGGTGGCAGGGCAACTACGACTTCCGCGCCAAGTTCGAGCAGCTGTGGGGGATCGGATAA
- a CDS encoding FadR/GntR family transcriptional regulator: MSETTRSRQRLSDAVAQTLQDEILSLTAGDRLPTEAELAERFEVSRTVVREATRLLVQRGLVTVSPGRGMTVATVDGSVIAEQYGLLLRLSEGTFEQLMELRLVLEVEMAALAAARHNDGHLAELTRLNERLRSADPSSPEFLDADLAFHEQIAQASGNPFFPLVMRPVNDYLSDSYSAGAGYPSEAGHTVQEHLEIAEAIAVGDPARARFAAENHLRRIVRNRASLTSRKRK, translated from the coding sequence ATGTCGGAAACCACCCGCTCGAGGCAGCGCCTCTCTGATGCCGTCGCTCAGACCCTTCAAGACGAGATCTTGAGCCTGACTGCCGGCGACCGACTTCCGACCGAGGCCGAACTCGCCGAACGGTTCGAAGTCAGCCGGACCGTGGTCCGGGAAGCGACGCGACTGCTCGTCCAGCGCGGGTTGGTGACAGTGAGCCCAGGACGGGGAATGACCGTGGCGACAGTGGACGGCAGTGTGATCGCCGAACAGTACGGTCTGCTGCTTCGTCTCAGTGAGGGCACGTTCGAACAGCTCATGGAGCTTCGGCTCGTCCTGGAAGTCGAGATGGCAGCTTTGGCTGCAGCACGGCACAACGACGGTCACTTGGCCGAACTGACGCGGCTCAACGAGCGTTTACGCTCGGCGGACCCGTCGAGCCCGGAGTTCCTGGACGCCGACCTCGCGTTCCACGAACAGATCGCACAGGCAAGCGGTAACCCGTTCTTTCCCCTGGTCATGCGGCCGGTCAACGATTACCTCAGCGACTCGTACAGCGCGGGAGCGGGCTATCCGTCGGAGGCTGGTCACACAGTCCAGGAACATCTCGAGATCGCCGAGGCGATCGCGGTAGGTGATCCGGCGCGGGCACGCTTCGCCGCGGAGAACCATCTCCGGCGCATCGTGCGCAATCGGGCTTCGCTGACCTCCCGAAAGAGGAAATGA
- a CDS encoding aldehyde dehydrogenase family protein, whose product MDMLLAGEWRGAADGRTETVQSPFDGHAVDTVPVATAADAAAALDRAEIGARVLRSMPAHERVAVLMRAADLADQRAEDIAQTISAETGKPISEARGEAGRSGSIIRLAAFEGSQLYGSTLPLDANPGTGLEKVGFTLRQPCGIVVAITPFNYPALLVLHKIAPALAAGNAVVLKPARTTPLTALKLAECFVDAGLAPESLSVLTGPGAALGDILVTDPRVRKVSFTGSTATGTRLASIAGIKKLSLELGASCPVIVLPDADIELAASAVAAGGYINAGQVCISVQRVIVDSRVEADFLDALVPKVEDIVMGDPANADTKLGSLISETEAIRVHSAIAEAALAGAKVLTGGDREGAVVSPTVVAGVDPTSPFSRDELFGPAVAVSSAPDIESAIALANDNDYGLGAGIFTSDISATTRAMRQIDAGNIHINWTPLWRADLMPYGGLKGSGIGKEGVRSAVEEMTEEKTVILHGRPW is encoded by the coding sequence ATGGATATGTTGCTCGCCGGTGAATGGCGCGGCGCCGCAGACGGCCGAACGGAGACCGTCCAGTCACCGTTTGACGGTCACGCGGTGGATACGGTTCCGGTCGCCACAGCCGCCGACGCCGCCGCGGCCCTCGACCGCGCCGAGATCGGTGCACGAGTGCTCCGGTCGATGCCCGCGCACGAACGAGTCGCCGTTCTGATGCGCGCTGCGGATCTGGCCGATCAGCGCGCCGAGGACATCGCGCAGACCATCAGCGCGGAGACCGGCAAGCCGATCAGCGAAGCCCGAGGTGAGGCCGGCCGCTCCGGCAGCATCATCCGGCTCGCCGCATTCGAAGGCAGCCAACTCTACGGCTCGACACTCCCGCTGGACGCGAACCCCGGAACCGGTCTCGAAAAGGTCGGCTTCACCCTCCGCCAGCCCTGCGGGATCGTCGTGGCGATCACCCCGTTCAACTACCCGGCGCTGCTGGTGCTGCACAAGATCGCTCCCGCACTGGCCGCCGGTAACGCGGTGGTGCTCAAGCCCGCTCGCACCACTCCGCTGACGGCATTGAAGCTGGCCGAGTGCTTCGTCGATGCCGGCCTGGCCCCCGAGTCGCTGTCGGTGCTGACCGGACCGGGCGCCGCGCTCGGCGACATCCTGGTCACCGATCCCCGGGTGCGGAAGGTGTCCTTCACCGGCTCCACCGCCACCGGCACCCGGCTGGCCTCCATCGCCGGAATCAAGAAGCTGTCCTTGGAGTTGGGCGCGTCCTGCCCGGTGATCGTGCTCCCGGACGCCGACATCGAACTCGCCGCCTCGGCGGTCGCTGCCGGCGGCTACATCAATGCCGGTCAGGTCTGCATCAGCGTGCAACGCGTGATCGTCGACTCGCGCGTGGAGGCGGACTTCCTCGACGCCCTGGTCCCGAAGGTCGAAGACATCGTCATGGGAGATCCGGCGAACGCCGACACCAAGCTCGGCTCCCTGATCTCGGAAACCGAAGCGATACGGGTGCATTCGGCCATCGCCGAGGCCGCCCTGGCCGGTGCGAAGGTCCTCACCGGCGGTGACCGGGAGGGCGCCGTCGTCTCCCCCACCGTGGTGGCCGGCGTCGACCCGACCTCCCCGTTCAGCCGCGACGAGTTGTTCGGCCCCGCCGTGGCGGTCTCCTCCGCACCGGACATCGAGTCCGCGATCGCCCTGGCCAACGACAACGACTACGGCCTCGGCGCCGGCATCTTCACCTCCGACATCTCGGCCACGACCCGGGCGATGCGGCAGATCGACGCCGGCAACATCCACATCAACTGGACCCCGCTCTGGCGCGCCGACCTGATGCCCTACGGCGGTCTCAAGGGCAGCGGCATCGGCAAGGAAGGCGTCCGCTCCGCTGTCGAGGAAATGACCGAGGAAAAGACCGTCATCCTCCACGGCCGACCCTGGTAA
- the iolD gene encoding 3D-(3,5/4)-trihydroxycyclohexane-1,2-dione acylhydrolase (decyclizing), with amino-acid sequence MTPLSTHKTIRLTTAQAVVKYLAAQYSVADGERRRLIPAALGIFGHGNVAGLGQALDELSDDLPFIQGRHEQYLAHIATAYAKASRRRATLAVTASIGPGALNLVTAAGLATINRLPLLLLPGDTYATRHQGPVLQQLEHASEADLTVNDTFRPVAKFFDRITRPEQLLTALPQAMRVLTSPTDTGAVVLSLPQDVQSHAFDFPIEFFEPRDWRIRRPLPDPAEVEAVAAQIREASRPVIIAGGGVHYSDATAALEALAEQAGIPVVESFGGKGAVSRDEWWQVGGIGLEGNFASNKLVKQADLVLSVGTRLTDFVTGSQSIFENENVRFAALNVVDADTRKQGATGILADARLGLEALTTALAGHTTSDTWQQTVRSAKADWAPIRAAALDPDTAFEPAQHPHAPVTGAVLTQPQLIGLMQEHARSGDTIIAAAGGPPGDLQKVWDATGNRNVHLEFGFSCMGYEIPAAMGVRLAEGNRGQRIVTFIGDGTYLMAPTELVTAAQEGLDVTIVVSENHGYQVIHRLQMNRNGREFGNEFRYRTDGDIIADGGDKARLEGEYLKVDLRQIAEGLGATAIRATTAADVRAALIETREVSGPVVIVVPTVPHVDLPGGDVWWDVAPAEVSNQEWVQTLRADYDNAVGRQRWFG; translated from the coding sequence ATGACACCCTTGAGCACCCACAAGACCATCCGGCTGACCACCGCGCAGGCGGTCGTGAAGTACCTCGCCGCGCAGTACTCGGTCGCCGACGGTGAACGCCGTCGCCTGATCCCCGCCGCGCTCGGCATCTTCGGTCACGGCAACGTCGCCGGCCTCGGCCAGGCCCTCGACGAACTGTCCGACGACCTGCCGTTCATCCAGGGCCGGCACGAGCAGTACCTGGCCCACATCGCCACCGCCTACGCCAAGGCCAGCCGTCGCCGCGCCACCCTAGCGGTGACCGCATCCATCGGTCCGGGCGCGCTGAACCTGGTCACCGCCGCCGGCCTGGCCACGATCAACCGGCTTCCGTTGCTGCTGCTGCCCGGCGACACCTACGCCACCCGTCACCAGGGGCCGGTGCTCCAGCAACTCGAGCACGCCAGCGAGGCCGACCTCACGGTCAACGACACCTTCCGCCCGGTCGCGAAGTTCTTCGACCGAATCACCCGCCCGGAACAGTTGCTGACCGCGCTCCCCCAGGCCATGCGGGTACTGACCAGCCCCACCGACACCGGCGCCGTCGTACTGTCGCTGCCGCAGGACGTCCAGTCCCACGCCTTCGACTTCCCGATCGAGTTCTTCGAACCCCGCGACTGGAGGATCCGCCGCCCGCTGCCCGACCCCGCGGAGGTCGAGGCGGTCGCCGCCCAGATCCGGGAGGCGTCGCGTCCGGTGATCATCGCCGGCGGCGGCGTGCACTACTCGGACGCCACCGCGGCACTCGAGGCACTCGCCGAGCAGGCCGGTATCCCGGTCGTCGAATCGTTCGGCGGCAAGGGCGCGGTCAGCCGCGACGAGTGGTGGCAGGTCGGCGGCATCGGCCTGGAGGGCAACTTCGCCTCCAACAAGCTGGTCAAGCAGGCCGACCTGGTGCTCAGCGTCGGCACCCGACTCACCGACTTCGTCACCGGGTCGCAGTCGATCTTCGAGAACGAGAACGTGCGATTCGCCGCACTCAACGTCGTCGACGCCGACACCCGCAAGCAGGGCGCCACCGGCATCCTCGCCGACGCCCGCCTCGGACTCGAGGCACTGACCACCGCGCTCGCCGGGCACACCACCAGCGACACGTGGCAGCAGACGGTGCGGTCGGCGAAGGCCGACTGGGCACCGATCCGGGCCGCCGCGCTCGATCCCGACACCGCCTTCGAGCCCGCGCAGCATCCGCACGCCCCGGTCACCGGAGCCGTGCTGACCCAGCCGCAGCTCATCGGCCTGATGCAGGAACACGCCCGCAGCGGCGACACGATCATCGCCGCGGCCGGCGGCCCGCCCGGGGACCTGCAGAAGGTGTGGGACGCCACCGGGAACCGCAACGTCCACCTGGAATTCGGGTTCTCCTGCATGGGGTACGAGATCCCGGCCGCGATGGGTGTGCGCCTGGCCGAGGGCAACCGCGGGCAGCGGATCGTCACCTTCATCGGTGACGGCACCTACCTGATGGCGCCGACCGAGTTGGTCACCGCCGCACAGGAGGGCCTCGACGTCACCATCGTCGTCTCCGAGAACCACGGCTACCAGGTCATCCACCGTCTCCAGATGAACCGCAACGGACGCGAATTCGGCAACGAGTTCCGCTACCGCACCGACGGCGACATCATCGCCGACGGCGGGGACAAGGCCCGCCTCGAGGGCGAGTACCTGAAGGTGGACCTGCGGCAGATCGCCGAAGGCCTCGGTGCCACCGCGATCCGCGCCACCACCGCCGCCGACGTCCGCGCCGCGCTGATCGAGACCCGGGAGGTGTCCGGTCCGGTGGTCATCGTGGTGCCGACGGTCCCGCACGTGGACCTGCCCGGTGGGGACGTGTGGTGGGACGTCGCCCCCGCCGAAGTCTCGAATCAGGAATGGGTGCAAACCCTGCGCGCCGACTACGACAACGCCGTGGGACGTCAGCGGTGGTTCGGATGA
- a CDS encoding HpcH/HpaI aldolase family protein: protein MNNTTPLDGGTLRRRLADGETTVGTFVGMASSTAAEVCAAAGADWILLDLEHGSGSEDALRDGILAAGAYGVPTVVRVESGERIRIGRVLDQGAAGVMVPRLDKPDQVADAITHLAYPPHGDRGVATYNRSCRWGMDRSVLLAEEQAALGVIQIETLAALDAVDEIAAQAGVDVLFVGPLDLSFALGVPLQFDSPVFTAALGRVLEAAHQHGKTAGILAANAALAAGYVELGFRFVAVGSDSTLLAAALTDAFATARPEQTT, encoded by the coding sequence GTGAACAACACCACTCCCCTCGACGGGGGAACACTCCGCCGGCGGTTGGCCGACGGGGAGACCACCGTCGGCACCTTCGTCGGGATGGCGTCCTCGACGGCGGCCGAGGTCTGCGCCGCCGCCGGCGCCGACTGGATCCTGCTCGACCTCGAACACGGATCCGGGTCCGAAGACGCGCTGCGCGACGGCATTCTCGCCGCGGGTGCCTACGGCGTCCCCACCGTCGTCCGGGTCGAATCCGGTGAACGCATCCGGATCGGCCGGGTCCTCGACCAGGGCGCCGCCGGGGTCATGGTGCCGCGCCTGGACAAGCCCGATCAGGTCGCCGACGCGATCACCCACCTGGCGTATCCGCCGCACGGGGACCGCGGCGTGGCGACCTACAACCGCTCGTGCCGGTGGGGCATGGACCGCTCCGTGCTCCTCGCCGAGGAGCAGGCCGCGCTCGGGGTGATCCAGATCGAAACCCTCGCCGCCCTCGACGCGGTCGACGAGATCGCCGCCCAGGCCGGTGTCGACGTGCTGTTCGTCGGACCGCTGGACCTGTCGTTCGCACTCGGGGTGCCGCTGCAGTTCGACAGCCCGGTGTTCACGGCAGCGCTCGGGCGCGTGCTCGAGGCGGCGCACCAGCACGGCAAGACCGCCGGCATCCTCGCCGCCAACGCCGCCCTGGCCGCCGGCTACGTCGAACTGGGCTTCCGGTTCGTGGCCGTCGGCTCCGACTCCACCCTGCTCGCCGCGGCACTGACCGACGCGTTCGCCACCGCCCGTCCCGAGCAGACCACCTAG
- a CDS encoding Gfo/Idh/MocA family protein, which translates to MSTPRTVGVGLISVGWMGQLHARAYRDVPIVYPELGVTPKLVIAADTADSRVEFAKNVLGFAEGTTDYREVLAHPDVDVVSICAPNFLHAEIGIAAAKAGKHFWIEKPVGRSYAETSAIETAATEAGVITSIGYNYRHAPAVEHARTLIAEGSLGRITNVRATFFSGYANEPNGALSWRFDRELAGSGVLADLFSHATDLCQYVVGPIAEINALTSTVYTERPKLEMGSGTHFAVIENGEMGPVENEDYAAALVRFGAQGPGSGAVGTIEASRVIVGPECGYQIEVYGTEGSVKWDFERMNELKVCLGRTNPEQGYLTVNASPKHGDYSRFQPGPGNALGFDDLKTIEAKKFLLAVTGGPQKNSNVHDAASAAAIVTAAETSAATGQWQKLDDIAGTTASRTV; encoded by the coding sequence GTGAGCACACCGCGCACCGTGGGAGTCGGTCTGATCAGCGTCGGCTGGATGGGGCAGCTCCATGCCCGCGCCTACCGCGACGTCCCGATCGTCTACCCCGAGCTCGGGGTCACCCCGAAACTGGTGATCGCCGCCGACACCGCCGACAGCCGAGTCGAATTCGCCAAGAACGTCCTCGGATTCGCCGAGGGCACCACCGACTACCGGGAGGTCCTCGCGCACCCGGACGTCGACGTCGTCTCCATCTGCGCACCCAACTTCCTGCACGCCGAGATCGGCATCGCCGCCGCGAAGGCGGGCAAGCACTTCTGGATCGAAAAGCCGGTGGGCCGCAGCTACGCCGAAACGTCGGCGATCGAGACCGCGGCCACCGAGGCCGGCGTGATCACCTCGATCGGCTACAACTACCGGCACGCCCCCGCCGTCGAGCACGCCCGCACGCTCATCGCCGAGGGCAGCCTCGGCCGGATCACCAACGTGCGCGCCACGTTCTTCTCCGGGTACGCCAACGAACCCAACGGCGCCCTCTCGTGGCGGTTCGACCGTGAACTCGCCGGCTCCGGGGTGCTCGCGGACCTGTTCAGCCACGCCACGGACCTGTGCCAGTACGTGGTCGGGCCGATCGCCGAGATAAACGCGCTCACCAGCACCGTCTACACCGAACGCCCGAAGCTGGAAATGGGGTCGGGCACCCACTTCGCGGTCATCGAGAACGGTGAGATGGGCCCGGTGGAGAACGAGGACTACGCCGCGGCCCTGGTGCGGTTCGGTGCGCAGGGCCCGGGTTCCGGTGCGGTGGGCACCATCGAGGCCTCCCGCGTGATCGTCGGACCCGAGTGCGGCTACCAGATCGAGGTCTACGGCACCGAGGGCTCGGTGAAGTGGGACTTCGAGCGGATGAACGAGCTGAAGGTGTGCCTGGGCCGCACCAACCCCGAGCAGGGTTACCTCACCGTCAATGCCAGCCCGAAGCACGGCGACTACTCCCGCTTCCAGCCCGGACCGGGCAACGCGCTCGGCTTCGACGACCTCAAGACCATCGAGGCGAAGAAGTTCCTGCTTGCCGTCACCGGTGGGCCGCAGAAGAACTCGAACGTGCACGACGCCGCGTCGGCGGCCGCGATCGTCACCGCCGCGGAGACCTCCGCGGCCACCGGTCAGTGGCAGAAGCTCGACGACATCGCCGGCACCACCGCCTCCCGCACCGTCTGA
- a CDS encoding NAD(P)-dependent oxidoreductase → MSTSISTQLFVGLGPLNRELVDPYLAGHQQLALDPTEEQLAVAEAAIVRAAFTVDAALLDRMPALKVLARTGVGTDLVDVAEAHRRGIPVVITPGSNTVSVAEGVFAHLLSLVKRLPTLTTLVRSGRWGERGGVTVGDLEGATLGIVGFGRIGRKVAQIAEAFDLNVRAYDPYAEIPDRYRCASVDEVLTSSDFVTLHAPLTAENHHLINEVRLAAMRPGAILVNCSRGALIDLDAAHAALRAGQLAGLGLDVFDPEPPQYHPVFDHANTVLSPHLMGFTDRAMALTIRAAVEGAVAVLDGRAPAAVAAP, encoded by the coding sequence ATGTCAACATCGATCTCGACTCAATTGTTCGTCGGCCTGGGCCCGCTGAATCGGGAGCTCGTCGACCCGTATCTGGCTGGGCACCAACAGCTCGCCCTGGATCCCACCGAGGAGCAGCTGGCGGTCGCCGAGGCCGCGATCGTGCGGGCGGCGTTCACCGTCGACGCCGCGCTGCTCGACCGGATGCCGGCGTTGAAGGTCCTCGCCCGCACCGGTGTCGGCACGGATCTGGTCGACGTCGCCGAAGCGCACCGACGGGGTATTCCGGTGGTGATCACCCCGGGCAGTAACACGGTCTCGGTGGCCGAGGGTGTGTTCGCGCACCTGCTGTCGCTGGTGAAGCGGCTGCCGACACTGACCACGCTGGTGCGGAGCGGCCGCTGGGGCGAACGGGGTGGGGTGACCGTCGGCGACCTCGAGGGTGCGACGTTGGGGATCGTGGGGTTCGGGCGGATCGGCCGTAAGGTCGCGCAGATCGCCGAAGCGTTCGACCTGAACGTCCGCGCCTACGACCCGTACGCCGAGATCCCGGACAGGTACCGGTGTGCGAGTGTGGACGAGGTGCTCACCTCCAGCGACTTCGTCACCCTGCATGCACCGCTGACCGCCGAGAATCATCATCTGATCAACGAGGTGCGGCTGGCCGCGATGCGGCCCGGCGCAATCCTGGTCAACTGCAGTCGCGGCGCGCTGATCGACCTGGACGCCGCGCACGCGGCGCTGCGGGCCGGACAGTTGGCCGGTCTGGGCCTGGACGTCTTCGATCCGGAACCGCCGCAGTATCATCCGGTGTTCGACCACGCGAACACGGTCCTCAGTCCGCACCTGATGGGGTTCACCGATCGGGCGATGGCGCTGACCATCCGCGCCGCGGTCGAGGGTGCGGTCGCGGTCCTCGACGGCCGCGCACCGGCCGCGGTGGCGGCCCCGTGA